The DNA window TTGGTGGACGAACTTTTAAATTACCGGTTGTACCTGCCAATATGCAGACAATCGTAGATGAAAAAATTGCGGGATATTTAGCGGAAAATAATTACTTCTATATCATGCACCGATTCGAGCCAGAAAAGCGCTTAGCATTTATAAAAGATATGCAACAGCGTGGACTTTTTGCATCGATCAGTGTAGGGATTAAACCAGAAGAATATGATTTCATTCAATTAGTAGCTGATGAAAAAATAACACCTGAATATATTACAATTGATGTGGCACATGGTCATTCAAACGCAGTTATCGACATGATTCAGCATGTTAAAAAACTACTGCCAAACAGTTTTTTAATTGCTGGAAATGTGGGCACGCCAGAAGCTGTTCGCGAACTTGAACACGCAGGGGCAGACGCGACAAAAGTAGGCATCGGACCAGGAAAAGTTTGCATTACGAAGATTAAAACAGGTTTCGGTACAGGAGGCTGGCAGTTGGCGGCACTTCGTTGGTGTGCCAAAGCAGCAAGTAAACCCATTATCGCAGATGGGGGTATTCGTACACATGGTGATATTGCAAAATCAGTGCGCTTTGGGGCGTCAATGGTGATGATTGGTTCACTTTTTGCTGGACACGAAGAGTCGCCTGGTCAAACAATCAACCAGGACGGGAAACTATTAAAAGAGTATTTCGGCTCAGCCTCAGAATTCCAAAAAGGCGAAAAGAAAAACGTTGAAGGCAAGAAGATGTTTGTAGAATATAAAGGTCCATTAAAAGAAACATTAGTAGAAATGGAACAAGATCTTCAATCGGCGATTTCTTATGCGGGTGGAGACAAACTATTAGCAATTCGCAATGTTGATTATGTTATCGTTAAAAATTCCATTTTCAATGGAGATAAAGTGTATTGATTTATTGAAAAGCCCATCAATTAGTTGATTGATGGGCTTTTTTCTGCTTAGTTGTTAGTAGCCAGATGATGACAGAAACCGTTAATAGTGCCCCAAACAAGAGGTATTGAACACTTTTAGGAACGACTTGTATCAAACCGTAAACTACGGCCAACTCCATAATTACAGCTGGAATTTTACCAATGGTGCTGGCGACCCAAAACTTTTTCCCATTAATCGTTGTTAATGCGGCACCCGCTGTCACAAAACCTGAAGGCATAAATGGCAGCAGACGGAGTAAAATCACCAAACTGAAAACTTGTTTTGTTGTTTGTCGCTGAAACTTTTGCCAGAACGGATGGATGAGCCATTTAGGGTCTGCTTTGGAAAAGCCAAAGCGGTAAAGATAAAATCCAAACAAGGCTCCGAATATTTCACCAGCAAATGTTAAAGTAGCGCCACCATAGAGTCCTAGCGACTGAATATTGATGGCGGTCATGAGGGCACTAGGAATAAATCCAACAGCACCAACGACTATATTGGCGATAAGTAAAATGACGGTTTTAACTAAAGTAAGTAAAATTTCCATAAGCGATGACTCCTTTTTAGCATTCAATCTTTAACATGTTTTACAAATCCCTTACGAACAAAGAAAACGAATCATTCATATATTTTACCATCATGGGCTAGGAATAGGGGGAAGAGACTGTATCGTACTGTTAAAAGGGAGCGATAAGTTTAAAAGTCCTTCAGTAAAACGTGTGCTAGTTGTATGATAGTGAAAGAAACTATCAGCCGGATTCGAACATAATTAGAAGATAAATGATAAGGAGTGAGCTTTTGCACAATCAAAAACGAATTAGAGATTACGGTGTAGAGATCGGATATATAAAAACTGGAAAGCTAAACGCTATAACAGATGTAACAGGCGTTACAGTAGGTCACGTCACATTGAGTAACGGCAATATGCAAACCGGGGTGACGGCGATTTTGCCGCATGCAGGAGACTTATTTCATAATAAACTCATTGCTTCTAGCCATGTCATCAATGGTTTTGGAAAAACAATGGGCACTATTCAACTAGCCGAACTAGGGACGCTAGAGACGCCAATTGTCCTGACAAACACCTTAAATGTCGGCACAGCGGCCAATGCCGTCATTGATTACATGTTGGAGAAAAATCCTGATATCGGCAGTACGACGGGTACTGTTAATCCGGTAGTCGGTGAATGCAACGATATGTTCTTAAATGACGTACGGGGGCGCTTTGTTCAAGAGCAACATGTACGTCAGGCACTCGAAAATTGTGCTGTCGAGTTTGAAGAAGGCGCCGTCGGAGCAGGCAGAGGCATGCTATGCTATTCGCTAAAAGGCGGAATTGGTTCAGCATCTCGTATTGTCAAACTAGAGCATAGAGACTACACGATGGGAGTTTTGGTGTTATCCAATTTTGGTATGCTAAGCGATTTGACTGTCAGCAGCAATCCGATTGGCAAAGCTTTGAAAGAAAAAATTCTGCAATCGCATAAAGAGGAAGACAAAGGCTCTGTCATGATTATTGTCGCTACAGATCTTCCGTTGTCTGAACGCCAGTTAAACCGTATTTTAAAAAGGTCAGTGACTGGACTTTCACGTACAGGTTCGATTAT is part of the Planococcus kocurii genome and encodes:
- a CDS encoding TVP38/TMEM64 family protein, encoding MEILLTLVKTVILLIANIVVGAVGFIPSALMTAINIQSLGLYGGATLTFAGEIFGALFGFYLYRFGFSKADPKWLIHPFWQKFQRQTTKQVFSLVILLRLLPFMPSGFVTAGAALTTINGKKFWVASTIGKIPAVIMELAVVYGLIQVVPKSVQYLLFGALLTVSVIIWLLTTKQKKAHQSTN
- a CDS encoding P1 family peptidase; the encoded protein is MHNQKRIRDYGVEIGYIKTGKLNAITDVTGVTVGHVTLSNGNMQTGVTAILPHAGDLFHNKLIASSHVINGFGKTMGTIQLAELGTLETPIVLTNTLNVGTAANAVIDYMLEKNPDIGSTTGTVNPVVGECNDMFLNDVRGRFVQEQHVRQALENCAVEFEEGAVGAGRGMLCYSLKGGIGSASRIVKLEHRDYTMGVLVLSNFGMLSDLTVSSNPIGKALKEKILQSHKEEDKGSVMIIVATDLPLSERQLNRILKRSVTGLSRTGSIITNGSGEIVLGFSTANKIPHAKTQQYLTIDTIHEEDMDEAFRAVGEATEEAVLNSLITAEAVIGRDGNERPALKELLEKFNLTL
- the guaC gene encoding GMP reductase, which encodes MENVFDYEDIQLVPAKAVVNSRSECDTSIEFGGRTFKLPVVPANMQTIVDEKIAGYLAENNYFYIMHRFEPEKRLAFIKDMQQRGLFASISVGIKPEEYDFIQLVADEKITPEYITIDVAHGHSNAVIDMIQHVKKLLPNSFLIAGNVGTPEAVRELEHAGADATKVGIGPGKVCITKIKTGFGTGGWQLAALRWCAKAASKPIIADGGIRTHGDIAKSVRFGASMVMIGSLFAGHEESPGQTINQDGKLLKEYFGSASEFQKGEKKNVEGKKMFVEYKGPLKETLVEMEQDLQSAISYAGGDKLLAIRNVDYVIVKNSIFNGDKVY